A region from the Pseudomonas sp. KU26590 genome encodes:
- a CDS encoding cold-shock protein, translating to MSNRQSGTVKWFNDEKGFGFITPQGGGDDLFVHFKAIESDGFKSLKEGQTVSFVAEKGQKGMQAAQVRAE from the coding sequence ATGTCTAATCGCCAATCCGGCACCGTAAAATGGTTCAACGATGAAAAAGGCTTCGGCTTCATCACCCCACAGGGTGGCGGCGACGACCTTTTTGTACATTTCAAAGCCATTGAATCCGACGGTTTCAAAAGCTTGAAAGAAGGCCAGACTGTTTCCTTCGTGGCTGAGAAAGGCCAAAAGGGCATGCAAGCTGCTCAG